The following is a genomic window from Klebsiella sp. WP3-W18-ESBL-02.
TACAAAACTAACCCATTTTTGGATGATATGATTGTTCCAGTAAAGGGACAGAAAGTGCAGATCTCTAAGCTGGGAAAAGACAACAATATCTTGGTTAACCAATCGACAGGTGAGGTACACGGAACGCACGTAACTACATATCGAAAGGTTGATTCAGAGCAGTTCGTAAAGCTTTTCACAGCCAATATTGCTTTAACTTTCCAGTTGTCATCAGCAGGTATAAAAGCATTCGGGGTTTTATTATGGGTTGTTCAAAACAAAGCTCTCTCAAAAGATGAGGTCGATTTAGATTCATATGCCTTAGATGAGTTTTATGAATTACATAAGGACTCAGAACCCCCACTGCGACTAAGCCACCCTACTTTTAAACGGGGGATAAACGAATTAGAAAAAGCCCAGATTGTTGCAAAAACACTTCGGAAAGGTCGCTATTTTATTAACCCAAACTTTGTATTTAATGGCGATAGAGTTGCTTTCACAACTGTCATTGAAAGAAAAAAAGCAGAGTCCCCAGAAATAAAAGAGATTTCGTCTTGATAAGACTCACAGAACTCAACCAAGGACTACCTATCAAGCATCCGCAGCATGCCTACCCTGTGTAACTAATGGAAAACGGATGCATCCAAAATAAAAAAGCAGCTAAAAGCTGCTTTTTACTTTCACCAACAAACAGACCAAGGATACATAGAAATAATAACAATCGTTATTTTTATTATT
Proteins encoded in this region:
- a CDS encoding replication/maintenance protein RepL; the protein is MSLVRYKTNPFLDDMIVPVKGQKVQISKLGKDNNILVNQSTGEVHGTHVTTYRKVDSEQFVKLFTANIALTFQLSSAGIKAFGVLLWVVQNKALSKDEVDLDSYALDEFYELHKDSEPPLRLSHPTFKRGINELEKAQIVAKTLRKGRYFINPNFVFNGDRVAFTTVIERKKAESPEIKEISS